A stretch of the Ochrobactrum sp. BTU1 genome encodes the following:
- a CDS encoding VOC family protein — MSLFDHIGFQSKDLRRSLSFYESCMPKLGLAVIPHSDSGFFVSGGERAPVPFLWIHKGQKADAGVAEGKPGNHLHLMFNASSREDVEAFFRAAVQGGGRESGSPAYQGPEEMGYYAALVFDPDGNTLEAGFRRRVR, encoded by the coding sequence ATGTCGCTCTTCGATCACATCGGCTTTCAAAGCAAAGACCTCCGCCGCAGCCTTTCTTTCTATGAAAGCTGCATGCCTAAACTTGGGCTCGCTGTTATTCCACATTCGGATAGCGGTTTCTTTGTGAGTGGCGGCGAGAGGGCACCTGTGCCCTTTCTATGGATACACAAAGGGCAGAAAGCGGACGCAGGCGTGGCTGAAGGCAAGCCGGGCAACCATCTTCATCTGATGTTCAATGCGAGCAGCCGTGAAGATGTGGAGGCTTTTTTCCGGGCAGCAGTTCAGGGTGGCGGCAGGGAGAGCGGCTCACCGGCCTATCAGGGGCCGGAAGAGATGGGCTATTATGCGGCTCTCGTCTTCGACCCTGATGGCAATACGCTGGAAGCAGGTTTTAGACGGAGGGTGCGATAA
- a CDS encoding tetratricopeptide repeat protein → MTEVQGFRSLAPIKQKGTLSLPTRFKVMHSSGNFVEKAGKSTGSHFARNSLLAVTAVLALAVAGCQSSSTHSALSTVDRAQGSSENISSLTSVIQSNPRDPEAYNVRGSAYGKARRYKEALRDFDQAIALNPNFYQAYANRALIYRYMGDSGKAAQDYSRAIQINPQYDAAYVGRGNVYRLAGRLDQALSDFNQAISLQTTDGRAYHNRGLIYQAKGQHKQAIEDFSKAISLNSTAPEPYNGRGISYVALGDYDNAFDDFNTAITLDGNVAESWSNQALVYEQRGDKAKAANSYSRAIQLDANYQPAKAGLARTRG, encoded by the coding sequence TTGACGGAAGTTCAGGGTTTCAGGTCCCTCGCTCCGATCAAGCAGAAAGGAACGCTGTCGTTGCCAACACGCTTTAAGGTGATGCATTCGTCCGGGAACTTTGTTGAGAAGGCCGGAAAATCAACAGGCTCTCATTTTGCACGAAACAGCCTATTGGCGGTCACGGCAGTTCTGGCTCTTGCGGTTGCTGGTTGCCAAAGCTCTAGCACACATAGCGCATTGAGCACGGTTGATCGTGCACAGGGTTCGAGCGAAAACATCAGCTCGCTCACCAGCGTTATTCAGAGCAACCCGCGCGATCCCGAAGCTTACAACGTGCGCGGATCGGCTTATGGCAAGGCCCGCCGTTATAAGGAAGCGCTGCGTGATTTCGATCAGGCAATTGCGCTCAACCCGAATTTCTATCAGGCCTATGCAAACCGCGCGCTGATTTATCGTTATATGGGCGACAGCGGCAAGGCAGCACAGGATTACAGCCGCGCGATCCAGATCAACCCGCAATATGATGCAGCTTATGTCGGACGTGGTAATGTCTATCGTCTGGCTGGACGTCTCGATCAGGCGCTTAGCGATTTTAACCAGGCAATCTCGTTGCAGACGACCGATGGCCGCGCTTACCACAACCGTGGTCTGATCTATCAGGCCAAGGGCCAGCACAAGCAGGCAATTGAGGATTTCTCGAAAGCGATTTCGCTTAATTCAACAGCGCCTGAACCTTATAATGGTCGCGGCATTTCTTATGTGGCGCTGGGCGATTACGACAACGCATTTGACGATTTCAACACGGCGATCACCCTTGATGGCAATGTTGCTGAAAGCTGGTCCAATCAGGCGCTGGTCTATGAACAGCGCGGCGACAAGGCCAAGGCTGCGAATTCTTATTCGCGCGCTATTCAGCTTGATGCAAACTATCAGCCTGCCAAGGCCGGACTGGCACGCACACGCGGCTAG
- the rpsU gene encoding 30S ribosomal protein S21, with amino-acid sequence MQVLVRDNNVDQALRALKKKMQREGIFREMKMRGHYEKPSEKRAREKAEAVRRARKLARKRAQREGLIGGGRTAAR; translated from the coding sequence GTGCAGGTACTCGTCCGCGATAACAATGTTGATCAGGCTCTCCGCGCTCTGAAGAAAAAGATGCAGCGCGAAGGTATCTTCCGCGAAATGAAGATGCGTGGCCATTATGAAAAGCCATCTGAAAAGCGCGCCCGCGAAAAGGCAGAAGCCGTTCGTCGCGCTCGCAAGCTGGCTCGTAAGCGCGCACAGCGTGAAGGTCTTATCGGCGGCGGTCGTACCGCAGCTCGCTAA
- a CDS encoding alpha/beta hydrolase — MSFHKRLVIQFTGYEGLHPKAVRVRHAQALKDFDRLWHAKTKLPPMKDESDDCGSLTATTNGNGWQTETEFCQFGTADIFDDYAARSTPMRMLTGFRAFMNIFFTGTLLRYLLTSWRFVMFFMWPFLLSIVIIAIAALIASAPMLAGFPSWNLVWSLPLAAVIATLLVRWPGDRFFMSYLLDDWSAAYDRIYSRNDKLKARRRAFAEALKKKIEESNADEVIIVAHSLGTVPAVEALADVQHERPDLLTKQPVSMLAIGSCLLMIALHPKARDLLEDVGVVMNESPVLWSEFQVLTDIIHFYGSDPAKALKIKAENPPLIHRIRFKNVHSENRYKRSKGNFFLMHLLYMRGAEKKNFYDFGMFLHGPFFFRELMTTHKDKAAPLDEEGRLQNS, encoded by the coding sequence ATGTCTTTCCACAAACGACTCGTTATTCAATTCACAGGCTATGAAGGCCTGCACCCGAAAGCCGTCCGCGTGCGTCATGCGCAAGCGTTGAAGGACTTCGACCGTTTGTGGCACGCAAAGACCAAATTACCTCCGATGAAAGACGAGTCGGATGACTGCGGCAGCCTGACAGCGACGACCAATGGCAATGGCTGGCAGACGGAAACCGAATTCTGTCAGTTTGGCACCGCAGACATCTTTGACGACTACGCAGCCCGCTCTACACCCATGCGTATGCTGACGGGCTTCCGCGCCTTCATGAACATTTTCTTCACAGGCACCCTGCTCCGCTATCTGCTGACCAGCTGGCGCTTCGTGATGTTCTTCATGTGGCCGTTTCTGCTATCCATCGTCATTATCGCAATCGCGGCCCTGATCGCTTCTGCGCCAATGCTTGCTGGTTTCCCATCCTGGAACCTTGTCTGGTCCCTGCCGCTTGCCGCAGTTATCGCGACATTGCTCGTGCGCTGGCCGGGCGACCGATTCTTCATGTCCTATCTGCTCGATGACTGGTCGGCTGCCTATGATCGTATCTATAGCCGCAACGACAAGCTCAAAGCACGTCGTCGCGCCTTTGCGGAAGCACTCAAAAAGAAGATTGAGGAAAGCAACGCCGACGAAGTGATTATCGTCGCCCATAGCCTTGGAACGGTTCCAGCCGTGGAAGCGCTGGCAGATGTTCAGCATGAGCGCCCCGACCTGCTCACAAAGCAACCTGTGTCTATGCTGGCCATTGGCTCGTGCCTTCTGATGATCGCTCTTCACCCAAAGGCACGCGACTTGCTTGAAGACGTGGGCGTGGTGATGAATGAAAGCCCTGTGCTCTGGTCGGAGTTTCAGGTTCTTACCGACATCATCCACTTCTACGGCTCAGATCCGGCGAAGGCGCTGAAGATAAAGGCCGAGAACCCGCCGCTCATCCATCGTATCCGCTTCAAGAACGTACACAGTGAAAACCGCTATAAGCGTTCAAAGGGCAATTTCTTCCTGATGCACCTGCTTTATATGCGCGGTGCCGAGAAGAAGAACTTTTACGACTTTGGCATGTTTCTGCATGGCCCGTTCTTCTTCCGTGAGCTAATGACAACCCACAAAGACAAAGCCGCCCCACTTGATGAAGAGGGACGGCTTCAAAACTCTTAA
- a CDS encoding MaoC family dehydratase: MKDAITLDQLREAIGTEIGCSEWREVTQEMINQFADATDDHQFIHVDPERAAKETPFGGTIAHGFLTLSLLSTLAFEALPMLQGATMGINYGFDKVRFMSPVKTGARVRARFKLADADIRPSGRVVNHYEVTLEVENTIKPALTATWLTIAVVEPPEA; encoded by the coding sequence ATGAAGGACGCAATTACGCTCGACCAGTTGCGCGAGGCGATCGGCACGGAAATCGGATGTTCCGAGTGGCGTGAAGTCACGCAGGAAATGATCAATCAGTTTGCCGATGCAACGGATGATCATCAGTTCATCCATGTTGATCCGGAGCGCGCAGCCAAGGAAACGCCATTTGGCGGCACGATTGCGCATGGGTTTCTGACTTTATCGCTGCTTTCAACACTGGCTTTTGAAGCGCTGCCGATGCTGCAGGGTGCCACCATGGGCATTAATTACGGCTTCGATAAAGTGCGCTTCATGTCACCGGTCAAGACAGGCGCACGCGTGCGCGCCCGTTTCAAGCTTGCCGATGCCGATATTCGCCCATCGGGCCGGGTGGTCAATCATTACGAAGTGACGCTGGAAGTTGAGAACACCATCAAGCCAGCGCTCACGGCGACATGGCTTACCATCGCCGTGGTGGAGCCACCAGAGGCGTAA
- a CDS encoding HAD family phosphatase — protein MSNASPFDLVIFDCDGVLVDSEPLSCRAFEQVYANHGMMLPEGTVAKGIGMKQADILEMIAGLTGHRLPEEALSQFWPETKVLFAEHLQPAVGIADFLKILPHKRCVASSSQPERIAFSLEKTGINHYFGDAVYSSSMVKRGKPAPDLFLFAADKMGVDPACCVVIEDSPFGVEGAIAAGMTAFGYTGGGHTYEGHAERLSSKGASHVFGHWDDIAREILVAA, from the coding sequence ATGAGCAACGCATCCCCCTTCGACCTCGTTATCTTCGATTGCGACGGTGTTCTCGTCGATAGCGAGCCGCTTTCCTGCCGCGCGTTTGAGCAGGTTTATGCCAATCACGGCATGATGCTGCCGGAGGGTACGGTTGCAAAAGGCATCGGCATGAAGCAGGCAGATATTCTTGAAATGATTGCCGGACTGACGGGCCATCGTCTCCCAGAAGAAGCTTTGAGCCAGTTCTGGCCTGAAACGAAGGTTCTGTTTGCCGAACATTTGCAGCCAGCAGTCGGCATTGCCGATTTTCTGAAAATCCTGCCGCACAAGCGTTGCGTTGCATCCTCCTCGCAGCCGGAGCGCATTGCATTTAGCTTGGAGAAGACGGGTATCAACCATTACTTCGGTGATGCGGTCTATTCATCGAGCATGGTCAAGCGCGGCAAGCCCGCACCTGATCTTTTCCTTTTTGCAGCCGACAAAATGGGCGTTGATCCGGCATGCTGCGTGGTGATCGAAGATTCGCCGTTTGGCGTTGAAGGCGCGATTGCAGCCGGTATGACGGCCTTTGGCTATACGGGTGGTGGTCATACCTATGAAGGTCATGCAGAACGCTTGTCTTCCAAGGGTGCGAGCCACGTTTTCGGCCATTGGGATGATATCGCCCGTGAAATACTGGTTGCCGCGTGA
- a CDS encoding 1-deoxy-D-ribulose 5-phosphate reductoisomerase, with the protein MTTNVALVGLARDLQLRAETGKPIRIGLIGAGEMGTDIVTQVARMPGIEVGALSARRLPNTFKAVRTAYGDDDNAREANSESAMTSAIESGKIAVTGDNDLILSNPLIDVIIDATGIPEVGAETGIKAIEHGKHLVMMNVEADVTIGPYLKAQADKQGVIYSLGAGDEPSSCMELIEFVSALGYEVVSAGKGKNNPLNFDAIPDDYQEEADRRNMNVRLLVEFIDGSKTMVEMAAIANATGLVPDIAGMHGPRASIDQLSQTLIPQADGGVLSKSGVVDYSIGKGVSPGVFVVAKMDHPRLNERLEDLKIGKGPYFTFHRPYHLTSLEVPLTVARAVLYGKSDMVPLPKPVAEVCAVAKKDLQPGDHLDAIGQYCYRSWIMTTPEARSAKAIPCGLLQNGTVTAPIKKGELITYANAAPQPGSKIAELRALQDKMIYG; encoded by the coding sequence ATGACGACGAATGTGGCACTGGTTGGGCTGGCGCGAGACTTGCAATTGCGCGCTGAAACCGGAAAACCAATCCGCATCGGTCTTATCGGTGCTGGTGAAATGGGCACGGATATTGTCACACAAGTCGCCCGTATGCCCGGCATTGAAGTGGGCGCCCTTTCTGCCCGCCGTCTGCCGAACACCTTCAAGGCTGTCCGCACTGCCTATGGCGACGATGACAATGCACGCGAAGCCAACAGCGAAAGCGCTATGACCAGTGCCATCGAAAGTGGAAAGATCGCAGTCACCGGCGATAATGATCTGATCCTCTCCAATCCGCTGATCGATGTCATCATCGATGCAACCGGCATTCCGGAAGTCGGCGCTGAAACCGGCATCAAGGCCATCGAGCATGGCAAGCATCTTGTAATGATGAATGTCGAAGCCGATGTCACCATCGGGCCTTACCTCAAGGCACAGGCCGACAAGCAGGGCGTCATTTATTCGCTGGGCGCAGGTGACGAGCCTTCCTCCTGCATGGAGTTGATCGAGTTCGTTTCAGCCCTTGGCTATGAAGTGGTCTCTGCTGGCAAGGGCAAGAACAACCCGCTCAATTTTGATGCCATCCCTGACGACTATCAGGAAGAAGCCGACCGCCGAAACATGAATGTCCGCCTGCTGGTCGAATTCATTGATGGCTCAAAAACCATGGTCGAGATGGCAGCCATTGCCAATGCAACTGGCCTTGTTCCTGATATTGCCGGGATGCATGGCCCCCGCGCCAGCATCGACCAGTTGAGCCAAACCCTTATCCCACAGGCGGATGGCGGCGTTCTCAGCAAAAGCGGCGTCGTTGATTATTCCATCGGCAAAGGCGTTTCGCCGGGCGTGTTCGTTGTGGCCAAGATGGACCACCCTCGCCTTAATGAGCGCCTTGAAGATCTGAAGATCGGCAAAGGCCCTTATTTCACCTTCCACCGCCCATACCACCTCACATCGCTGGAAGTGCCGCTGACAGTCGCGCGTGCCGTTCTGTATGGCAAATCCGATATGGTGCCGCTGCCAAAGCCGGTGGCGGAAGTCTGCGCGGTCGCAAAGAAAGACTTGCAGCCGGGTGATCATCTCGATGCCATCGGTCAATATTGCTATCGTTCATGGATCATGACGACACCGGAAGCACGCAGTGCCAAGGCCATTCCTTGCGGCTTGCTACAAAACGGCACCGTCACTGCACCAATCAAAAAGGGTGAACTCATCACCTATGCCAATGCAGCACCACAGCCCGGCTCCAAGATTGCCGAGCTGCGTGCATTGCAGGACAAGATGATCTACGGCTGA
- a CDS encoding NAD(P)(+) transhydrogenase (Re/Si-specific) subunit beta, producing the protein MSVNLAAFLYLVSGVLFILALRGLSHPTTSRQGNTYGMIGMGISIVTTLLLARPSFGGLVLIILGIAIGGGIGAVIARRIAMTAMPQLVAAFHSLIGLAAVLVAAAALYSPHSFGIGEVGQIHGQALIEMSLGVAIGAITFTGSIIAFLKLDGRMSGKPIMLPGRHVINAALAAAIVILIAVLTNTESHFVFWLIVILALVFGVLIIIPIGGADMPVVVSMLNSYSGWAAAGIGFTLGNLALIITGALVGSSGAILSYIMCKGMNRSFISVILGGFGGDVAAAGSGEVEQRPVKQGSADDAAFIMKNASKVIIVPGYGMAVAQAQHALREMADKLKAEGVEVKYAIHPVAGRMPGHMNVLLAEANVPYDEVFELEDINSEFATADVAFVIGANDVTNPAAKTDPQSPIFGMPILDVDKAGTVLFIKRGMGSGYAGVENELFFRDNTMMLFADAKKMVESIVKALDH; encoded by the coding sequence ATGAGCGTTAATCTCGCAGCCTTCCTTTATCTGGTCTCCGGTGTCCTGTTCATTCTGGCACTGCGCGGCCTTTCGCACCCAACCACCAGCCGTCAGGGTAATACCTATGGAATGATCGGTATGGGTATTTCCATCGTCACCACGCTGTTGCTGGCACGTCCAAGCTTTGGCGGTCTGGTGCTGATTATCCTCGGTATCGCCATTGGTGGCGGTATTGGTGCAGTGATTGCACGCCGAATTGCGATGACGGCCATGCCGCAGCTCGTGGCAGCCTTCCACTCGCTGATTGGTCTTGCAGCCGTTCTCGTTGCTGCCGCAGCCCTTTACTCACCGCATTCCTTCGGCATTGGCGAAGTGGGTCAGATCCACGGTCAGGCGCTGATCGAAATGTCGCTGGGTGTTGCGATTGGTGCAATCACCTTCACCGGTTCGATCATTGCGTTCCTGAAGCTTGATGGCCGCATGTCGGGCAAGCCGATCATGCTGCCGGGGCGTCATGTCATCAATGCGGCGCTGGCTGCTGCAATCGTGATTCTGATTGCCGTTCTGACCAACACCGAAAGCCATTTCGTGTTCTGGCTGATCGTCATTCTGGCACTGGTATTCGGTGTGCTGATCATCATCCCGATTGGTGGCGCAGATATGCCGGTTGTCGTTTCCATGCTCAACTCCTATTCGGGCTGGGCTGCGGCAGGCATTGGTTTCACGCTTGGCAATCTGGCGCTGATTATTACCGGTGCGCTGGTCGGTTCATCCGGTGCGATCCTGTCCTACATCATGTGTAAAGGCATGAACCGCTCGTTCATTTCGGTTATTCTTGGTGGCTTCGGCGGTGACGTGGCAGCTGCGGGCAGCGGCGAAGTGGAACAGCGTCCGGTCAAGCAGGGTTCGGCTGACGATGCAGCCTTCATCATGAAGAACGCATCCAAGGTCATCATCGTGCCGGGTTACGGTATGGCAGTGGCACAGGCACAGCATGCGCTGCGTGAAATGGCTGATAAGCTGAAAGCCGAAGGCGTGGAAGTGAAATACGCAATCCACCCTGTTGCCGGTCGTATGCCTGGCCATATGAACGTGCTGCTGGCCGAAGCCAACGTGCCTTATGATGAAGTGTTTGAACTTGAAGACATCAATTCGGAATTTGCGACGGCTGATGTTGCCTTCGTGATTGGCGCGAATGACGTGACCAATCCGGCAGCGAAGACCGACCCGCAATCGCCGATTTTCGGTATGCCGATCCTCGATGTCGACAAGGCCGGTACAGTGCTCTTCATCAAGCGCGGCATGGGCTCAGGCTATGCTGGCGTTGAAAACGAGCTGTTCTTCCGCGACAACACCATGATGCTCTTTGCCGACGCGAAGAAGATGGTTGAAAGCATCGTTAAGGCTTTGGATCACTAG
- a CDS encoding NAD(P) transhydrogenase subunit alpha has product MSDTALEKALESLNQAADAVRQAAENAGGLGDAAAAAAHAASGGVVDPFVFRLAIFVLSIFVGYYVVWQVTPALHTPLMAVTNAISSVIVVGALLAVGLSLSGWATGFGFIALILASVNIFGGFLVTQRMLAMYKKKEK; this is encoded by the coding sequence ATGTCCGATACAGCACTTGAAAAAGCTCTTGAGAGCCTCAATCAGGCGGCAGATGCCGTCAGGCAGGCAGCGGAAAATGCAGGCGGTTTAGGTGATGCAGCAGCTGCCGCCGCCCATGCCGCATCCGGTGGCGTGGTTGATCCGTTTGTCTTCCGCCTTGCGATTTTCGTTCTGTCGATTTTCGTCGGTTATTACGTCGTCTGGCAGGTGACGCCTGCACTGCATACGCCGCTTATGGCTGTTACCAACGCTATTTCATCGGTGATCGTGGTCGGCGCACTTCTTGCCGTCGGTCTTTCGCTTTCGGGCTGGGCAACCGGCTTCGGCTTCATCGCGCTCATCCTTGCAAGCGTAAACATCTTTGGCGGCTTTCTGGTTACCCAGCGTATGCTTGCCATGTACAAGAAAAAAGAAAAGTGA